GTCTACTCGAAGTGGCGGGTCCCCTCCCGCTCGCCTTCTTCCCGGACATCCGTGAATCGCTGGCGCTCGCGCGCCGCGAGGGCGCGGTGCTGCCGGTAGACCGCCTGGTCGAGATTCGAACCGTCCTGCGCCAGGTCGAGACCCTGCGCCGCTTCCTCGCGGGCAAGGTAGCCAGCCATCCCGTGCTCGCCGACCTCCCCCGTCGCCTGCGAGCCCTCCCCGAGCTCGAAGCGGCGCTTTCCCGTATGCTCGACGACGCGGGCCTCCTCCGCGATGACGCGAGTCCGCGCCTCGGCGAACTCCGGGCCGCGACCCGCGATCTCCGCCAGGACCTCGAGGAGCGTCTCGGTCGTCTGGTGGCGAAAGGCGGCGAGGCGAGCGGCATCGCCGACCGCTACGTCACGATCCGTAACAACCGGTTCGTGGTGCCGATCCGGGCCTCGACGGCGGCGCGCACCCCCGGCGTCGTGCAGGACCGATCGGCCTCGGGCGAGACCCTCTTCGTCGAGCCGATGTTCGCGATCGATCTCAATAACCGCCTGCTGTTGCTTCGCAAGGAAGAAGAGCAGGAGGAGCAGCGACTCCTCCTGCTGCTGACCGCCCAGGTCGGCGCCGTCCGGGACGAGATCGGGCGCGCCGCCGCCGCCCTTGCCGACGTCGATGCTCTCCACGCCGGCGTCTTGCTCGCACGCCGCCTGCGGGCGACGAGTCCGGCGTTCGGGGACGGCACGATCGACCTCCGCCGCGCCCGCCATCCGGAGCTCGTGGTCGGCGGTCAAGCCGTCGTACCCATCGACATCCGCCTGGAGCGCGGCAAGCGCGCCCTCGTCGTGAGCGGCCCGAACACCGGTGGCAAGACCGTGGCGCTCAAGACGCTCGGCTTGCTGACGCTCATGGCGCGAGCGGGGATCCTCATCCCCGCCGACGAGGGCAGCGTCGTCCCTTGGGTGGAAGGCGTCTTCACGGATCTAGCCGACGACCAGAGCATCGAGCGCAACCTCTCGACGTTCTCGTCGCACGTACTGAACCTGGTCGACGTATTCACGCGTCTGGCGCCCCCCGCGCTCGTGCTCCTCGACGAGCCCGGGGGCGGCACGGATCCCGAGGAAGGCGCCGCGCTCGCAGTCGCCCTCGTCGATCGGCTGATCGCGCGCGGCGTCCTGGTCGGCGCGGCGACGCACTACGCGCTGGTGAAGCTCTACGCCTTGAACGAACCGCGTGCGGAGGTGGTGGCGGTGGACGTCGACCCGGTGAGCTTCACGCCGCGTTATCGACTCGTCTACGGATCCGTCGGCGAAAGTCTGGGCCTCGCCATGGCACGCCGTCTCCGCCTCCCCGTGGACGTGATCGACGCGGCCGACGCCGGACGCGCGACCGCGGTGCGCGTCCTCGCCGACGCGATCGCGAAGCTCGAGGAAAGCCGGCGGCGGCACGAAAACGAGCGCGCGGCCCTCGAGGAGGAGCGCCGTGCGCTCGCCGAGCTCGAATCGCGACACGCGGCGCTCGTGGCGGAGCTCACCGACCGCCGACGGCAGCGCTGGGCGAGCGAGCTCGACGAAGCGCGGGCCTTCGTGCGCGCGCTCAAGGCCGAGGGTCGCGCGGTGCTGGAAGCGGTGCGCCGGCGCGGCCCGGAGGCGAGCCGGACACTCGCGGAGTTCGGTCGCAAGGCCGCGGCGGCGATCAGCGACCGTGCCGGCGCGACGCAGACGCCGGAGCCGGACGACGAGCCGCCCGCGCTCGGCGACAACGTCGAGGTCCGGGGCACCAGCATTCGCGGCGAGCTCTTCGAGATCCAGGGAGAGACGGGGCGTCTTCGAAGCGGCGGGCTCACCTTCCAGGCTCCCATCGCGAACCTCCGCCGGCGCCTGCCGGATGCGCCGCCTGCCGGCGTAACACCGCGGCCGCACCGACCGGCCGCGACCGACGAGCCAGCGAGCGAGCTGCATCTCGTCGGCATGCGGGTGCGCGAGGCGCTCGGCCGTCTCGAGCATTTCCTCGACCAAGCGCAGGGTGCCGGACTCCCCTCGGTGCGCATCGTGCACGGACTTGGAACGGGCGCCCTCAAGCGCGCGGTGACGGAGTTCCTCGCGCGCACCGCCTATGCGACCGCGTTCCAGGACGCCGAGCCGAGCGCCGGCGGTCCCGGCGTCACCGTGGCGTCGTTGCTGTGATGCATGGCGCAGACTCCTGTCAGCTAGCCGCGCACCGCACCTACGAGGACGATCGGTCCGGTCGGCACGGCCGACCCGCCGACGGGCTCGATCGAGACCGCGAACGCCGTGATCTCGTCCGGTGCGGCGAGAGTCGGGACGCTCATCGCGACGCCGCGCCGGGGATCGACCT
Above is a genomic segment from Deltaproteobacteria bacterium containing:
- a CDS encoding Smr/MutS family protein; protein product: MRARDLDVLGFPKILEALAALAVSTPGAEICRLLAPLPERAVAEQALARQWGFFRLLEVAGPLPLAFFPDIRESLALARREGAVLPVDRLVEIRTVLRQVETLRRFLAGKVASHPVLADLPRRLRALPELEAALSRMLDDAGLLRDDASPRLGELRAATRDLRQDLEERLGRLVAKGGEASGIADRYVTIRNNRFVVPIRASTAARTPGVVQDRSASGETLFVEPMFAIDLNNRLLLLRKEEEQEEQRLLLLLTAQVGAVRDEIGRAAAALADVDALHAGVLLARRLRATSPAFGDGTIDLRRARHPELVVGGQAVVPIDIRLERGKRALVVSGPNTGGKTVALKTLGLLTLMARAGILIPADEGSVVPWVEGVFTDLADDQSIERNLSTFSSHVLNLVDVFTRLAPPALVLLDEPGGGTDPEEGAALAVALVDRLIARGVLVGAATHYALVKLYALNEPRAEVVAVDVDPVSFTPRYRLVYGSVGESLGLAMARRLRLPVDVIDAADAGRATAVRVLADAIAKLEESRRRHENERAALEEERRALAELESRHAALVAELTDRRRQRWASELDEARAFVRALKAEGRAVLEAVRRRGPEASRTLAEFGRKAAAAISDRAGATQTPEPDDEPPALGDNVEVRGTSIRGELFEIQGETGRLRSGGLTFQAPIANLRRRLPDAPPAGVTPRPHRPAATDEPASELHLVGMRVREALGRLEHFLDQAQGAGLPSVRIVHGLGTGALKRAVTEFLARTAYATAFQDAEPSAGGPGVTVASLL